In Acipenser ruthenus chromosome 16, fAciRut3.2 maternal haplotype, whole genome shotgun sequence, the following proteins share a genomic window:
- the LOC117412448 gene encoding protein canopy homolog 3-like: MQALLFVFLFLLVPASAPAKKDDDEDWVKLPNKCEVCKYVTVEMKSAFEETGKTKEVIDTKYDYMEEKKGIPIKYVKSDIRFIEVMETICQRLMHYNLHKERTGSNRFAKGMAETFQTLHNLVHKGVKVVMDIPYELWNETSAEVADLKKQCDVMVEKYEDVIEDWYRKHQDEDLTTYLCEKHVLKGENQDCLKEVWTPKKGETAAIDEKKKKKKKKGTNNDKENNKKKSKGRKKKTSELETERRDRAEDFTSDEDIQKKAPLTHDKSDL; encoded by the exons ATGCAGGCActactgtttgtgtttttatttcttctggTACCTGCTTCAGCACCAGCAAAGAAAGACGATGACGAGGATTGGGTTAAACTACCCAATAAATGTGAAG tgtGCAAGTACGTCACGGTCGAAATGAAATCTGCATTTGAAGAAACAGGAAAAACCAAAGAAGTGATTGACACAAAGTATGACTACATGGAGGAAAAAAAGGGGATTCCGATAAAATATGTCAAATC TGATATCAGATTCATAGAAGTAATGGAGACAATTTGTCAGAGGCTCATGCATTATAATTTGCACAAAGAAAGAACAGGAAGCAACCGATTTGCAAAG GGAATGGCGGAGACGTTCCAGACGTTACACAATTTAGTGCACAAGGGAGTGAAGGTGGTGATGGACATCCCGTATGAACTGTGGAATGAGACGTCTGCGGAGGTAGCAGACCTGAAGAAGCAG TGTGATGTGATGGTGGAGAAGTATGAAGATGTCATTGAAGACTGGTATAGGAAACATCAGGATGAGGATCTCACCACTTACCTGTGTGAAAAGCATGTACTGAAGGGGGAAAACCAAG ATTGCTTGAAAGAAGTTTGGACTCCGAAAAAGGGCGAAACAGCAGCTATTgatgaaaagaagaagaagaaaaagaagaaaggaaCAAATAATGACAAGGAGAACAACAAAAAGAAGAGCAAGGGAAGGAAAAAGAAGACGAGTGAACTGGAGACTGAGAGAAGGGACAGAGCAGAGGATTTTACATCTGATGAAGACATCCAGAAAAAGGCCCCCCTCACCCATGATAAAAGTGATCTATGA